The following proteins come from a genomic window of Papaver somniferum cultivar HN1 unplaced genomic scaffold, ASM357369v1 unplaced-scaffold_65, whole genome shotgun sequence:
- the LOC113343622 gene encoding protein JINGUBANG-like: protein MNPVSSSMIPSLSSSTISNIHHQCISTFKDHSSYVFSLVISGKFLYSGSSDKEILLHIADPSSNSNQNLSSQSKVVAIGEFGSVKSLVISGDKLFSAHQDHKIRVWQIPNNFSTPRDRKFKLLATLPTLTDRLLRFLPAKNYVQVRRHKKTTWVHHVDTISALALSKDESLLYSVSWDRTLKIWRSSDFTCLESVNNAHDDAINALVCCKNGFVFTGSADKKIKIWKNVIKESKSSNARKKKKHSVVAVLDTHKSAVNALALSTDGCVLYSGGCDCQILVWDITYTNDGDYEDNQSINMSLVGALKGHKRAVLCLSVISDLICSGSADKTVRIWRRINNGSSCSYSCLAVMEGHNGPVKCLTTTIEHNYSNSTTMITNNAYLIYSGSLDCSIKVWKILVPYSL from the coding sequence ATGAACCCTGTTTCTTCTTCAATGATTCCATCACTCAGTTCATCAACAATCTCCAATATCCATCACCAATGTATCTCGACTTTCAAAGATCACTCATCGTATGTCTTCTCTCTTGTAATCTCTGGAAAATTTCTTTACAGTGGTTCTTCAGATAAAGAAATTTTACTTCACATTGCTGATCCATCTTCAAACTCCAATCAGAATTTATCATCGCAGTCAAAAGTCGTAGCAATTGGAGAGTTCGGTTCAGTAAAGTCATTAGTTATCTCGGGTGATAAACTCTTTAGCGCTCATCAAGATCATAAAATCAGGGTCTGGCAAATTCCTAACAATTTTAGTACTCCCCGTGACAGGAAGTTCAAGCTTTTAGCAACACTACCAACTCTAACGGATCGATTACTTCGATTCTTACCAGCTAAAAACTACGTTCAGGTTAGAAGACACAAGAAAACTACATGGGTTCATCATGTTGATACAATATCTGCATTAGCTTTATCAAAAGATGAATCATTACTGTACTCCGTTTCTTGGGATCGGACGCTGAAAATTTGGCGATCGTCGGATTTTACGTGTTTAGAATCAGTTAACAATGCTCATGATGATGCTATTAATGCATTAGTATGTTGTaaaaatgggtttgtttttactGGTTCTGCAGACAAGAAAATCAAGATTTGGAAGAACGTGATCAAAGAGTCGAAGAGTTCGAATGcccgaaagaagaagaaacattcaGTAGTGGCTGTTCTTGATACGCATAAATCAGCCGTGAATGCATTAGCTCTTAGTACTGATGGGTGTGTTTTGTATTCAGGTGGATGTGATTGTCAAATTTTAGTTTGGGATATTACTTACACTAATGATGGTGATTATGAAGACAATCAAAGTATTAATATGAGTTTAGTTGGTGCTCTTAAGGGACATAAAAGGGCAGTGTTGTGTTTAAGTGTTATTTCGGATTTGATTTGTAGCGGATCGGCCGATAAAACAGTGAGGATTTGGAGAAGGATTAACAATGGTAGCAGTTGTAGTTATTCATGTTTAGCAGTGATGGAAGGCCATAATGGTCCAGTTAAGTGTTTAACAACAACCATTGAACATAACTATAGTAACTCAACTACGATGATCACTAACAATGCATATCTTATTTATAGTGGTAGTTTAGATTGTAGTATTAAAGTGTGGAAGATTTTAGTTCCTTATTCTCTATAA